CAGTTTGGGGATCCTCTGTGCCCCCTCCTCGTGCAAGCCcatacaccccccccccccttacaGCAGTCCCCTGGGTCCTCCAGCTTCATGCATAGAGCCCCCCCAGTAGAGGGGTCCCCTAACCCCCCCTCTTTGTGCAACAAACCCCCCTCCCGTTAGAGGGGTCCTCCTTCATCTTGACACCCGCCCCCTCCCAATTTTAGGGTAGCCCTGTACCACCCctgcacacccccccccccggtgaGGAGACCCCCTGTACCCCCACCCAGGGGATCTTGGGGCCCCCCCCCTCGTGCGAGGAGACCCTCTGTATCCCCCCGGCGTTGGGAGGGGACCCCTGACCCCCCCCCAGGAGTTTAAtcccccccccaccctgcagtgCGAGGAGACCCCCCTGTACACCCCCGGGGCGTTTAatgcgccccccccccccccccagtgtgAGGGGACCCCTGTATCCCCCAGGCACCGTTAGGACAggcgccggggcgggcgggcacTAGGACCGGCGCGGTTCCGGGCGGGGCGGGTGGGGTCACGTGGCGGCGGTCACGTGGGGCCCATCATGGCGGCCTCCagggcggcggccggcggcggctTCGtgcggcggcggctgctgcggggggcggcgcggggggcgcggaGCTGCGGGACCGCGGCGGAGGAACCGGACGGCGCCGTGTGGGTCCCGGGGGGCACCGGAGGGAgggtggaggggggtgggggtgaggcGGTCCCGTGCTGATTCCCGCTGCCGGTGTGTCCGTTCTCTTCctctccccgccccgcccgcagGGTGAACGTCGTCTTCGTAGACCGGGAGGGGCGGCACGTGCCGGTGCGGGGCCGCGTCGGCGACAACGTCCTGCGGCTCGCGCAGCGCCAcgggctggagctggagggtGGGCACCGGCacggggggagggggtggctggagggggggggggggaggggtacCGGGGCgtgtgggggggggagggtacCGGGGCTACCGGGGGGGCACTggcacggggggggggaggggtacCGGGGGTACCGGGGCgtgtgggggggggagggtacCGGGGCTACCGGGGGGGCACCggcacggggggggggaggggtacCGGGGGTACCGGGGCGTGTGGGGGGGGAGGGTAccggggctggaggggggaggTACCGGGGGGGCATCGGAGGTTGGGGGTCCCGGGTCTGGGGGCGGGTCCCGGTGGGTACCGGTGAGTACCGGGACTGGGAGGGGCACGGGATGGAGGGGGGGTACCGGCAcgggggggcaccggggctgggggcgtCCCGGGGGAGAACACCGTGGGGTGGGCACTGGGGGACAGCGGGGTTGGGGTGTcatgggctggagctgggggggggggggaggcaccAGGGGGGTCCCGGTGctgatttggggggggggtccccgtGCTGGGGGGGTCCCGCAGGCGCCTGTGAGGCCTCCCTGGCCTGTTCCACCTGCCACGTCTACGTCAGCGCCCCCCACCTCGAGCGGCTCCCGGCCCCCGACGAGCGGTAacggcccccccggccccccccggcccccccccaATCCCCTGCGCCCTCTAGGCACCCCCAGACCCCTGATCCCCCCCCCAGGAATTCTTGACACCCCTCTCCAGGAGCTGCCCCTGATCCCCCCAGGGACCACCCtgacccccccaaaacccccgaccccccccagacccctcccCGAGCTcccccatctcccccccccagcctcccgATCCCCCCCACGCCCTTGACTTGCTTCACAGCCCCTCTGAgccccccaccctccctgctATGGCCCTgtgagccccccccccaaaagccCTGAcccacccccagaccccccaacgacccccccagacccccccaatccccctcccagcctcccaACACCACCCCACGCCCTTGACCTGCTCCACAGCCCCTCTGAGCCCCCCACCCTCCCCGGTATGGCCCCGtgagcccccccccagccccccccccggtACATTtgtgtgtcccctccccccccagggAAGACGACCTGCTGGATCAGGCCCCCCTGCTCCAGGAAAATTCCCGCCTGAGCTGCCAGATCCTGCTGGGGCCGGAGCTGGAGGGGGCTCACTTCGTCCTGCCCAAGGTCACCCGCAACTTCTACGTGGACGGCCACGTCCCCAAACCCCACTGACGGCGGGGGGGGGACCCCCCCAAAGGCTGACCCCCCCCCAAAGGCTGACACCCCCCCCACGAGGATACAGCCCCCACAAGTGGGACACGACCCCCCCCTCATCCTGCCCAAGGTCACCCGCAACTTCTACGTGGACGGCCACGTCCCCAAAACCCACTGATGGGGACGACGACGACCCCCCCCCAAAGGATGACCCCCCCCAAGGATGacacccacctcccccccaTGAGGATACAGCCCCCACAAGCGGGACAACCCCCCCTCTCATCAGGATACAGCCCCTCAGGGGTGCGGGACCCCCCCTCAAAAGATGCTGGACACTGATGGCAGAGTGGGGGGAGCAGAtcttggggggggggacgacacaccgggccccccccccccgccatgaTGGGGGCTCTGGATTTGGGATAATGAGCGTTGCAGGTTGTTAATAATAAATCTCGTCTGAGCGGTGCTGggggtctttttttttgggggggggggggggggcgccgtTTGGGATTAAACCCCCCCtggctggggggctctgggcagaggctggggggCTCAGAGGGTGTGTGAGACGCGGCCCTCCCCGTGCTGACCCATCTGGGGGGGGCGTGTAACATAAGGGGGTCCTGCCCCACCCTGGGGGTCTCTGCCCTGTCCTGGGGGGGTCCTGCCCCATTCCTGGGGTCCCCGCCCTTTCCGGGGGGGGGGCGTGTCCTGCCCCACTCAGGGGGTCCCTACTCCCCCGGGGGGGCTTGCTGCACTCTGGGGGGTCCCTGCTCCCCCCGGGGgtcctgccctgtcctgggGGGTCCTCGCTTCCCCCAGAGGGGGTCCTGCTGCACTCTGGGGGTCCCTGCTCCCCCCGGGggtcctgccccccccccccagggggGTCTTGCCCTGTCCTGGGGGGTCCCCGCTTCCCCCAGGGGGGGTCCTGCTCCCCTCGGGGGGGGGGTCCCGCCCCCGGGGTCCCTCCCCGCTGACCCCGCCCCCGCGCAGCTGGAGCCGTTTtagggcgggggggggcggcggcgcgggggggaggggggcgatGGAGCCGCTGTTCCTGGAGGGGCAGCCCCCCGACTTCTCGCTGCTGCAGCGGCTGCTCTGCCTCGAGCCCGAGCCCTGccgccccctcctgccccccccccagccccggggggggcgCGGACGGCGACCCCCCAGCCCGCAGGTGGGAACCGGGGGGcaccggggcgggggagggggcaccgGGACGAGAGGGGTCCcgacggggggggggggggggtcactGGGGGGTACcgggactggggggggggcaccgggacCGAGGGGCGTTCCGCCGGGGGGGCACCGGGACTGGGGGGGGATCCCGACGGGAGGGGAGCGCCGGGGGGGTCCCGCGGGAGGGGGGGCACCGGGACGAGGGGGGTCCCGCCGGGGGGGTGGCACCGGGGCCGGGAGGGGACAGTGACCGGGGTGGTCCCGTcgggggggctcggggggcgcGGGGACTtggtgggggctgcaggacaggggGTGGCCCCGTCGGGGGGGGAGGGCACGGAACCAGGGGGGTCCCGCCGGGGGGGCACCGGGACGGGGGAGGGtcccgccgcgggggggggcaccggggaATGGCTCATCCcggggggagtggggagggggaatcccccccttcccccccccttcccccccccgtGCCCTAACGGCAGCCCCCCCCAGAAGCGGgagcccggcccccccccgcggggccctgcagccccccggcccccccccgggGAGGGTCTCACCTTCCTGCAGGAAACCGTGCGGCTGCTCGTCCCACCCgagccccccccagcaccccccgaGGGTCCCTCGGCGCCCCCcgggctgcccccgccccccccccggcggcccCGACGCCCTCAGCCTCATCAGCCTCCAGTGCCGGCACCTGGCCCGTGGCACCGGCACCAGTAACAGCAGCGGCACCAGCACCGGCAATGGCACTGGTAATGGCACCAGTAACGGCAGCGGCACCAGCAGTGGCACCGATAATGGCACCAGTTACGGCACTGGTAATGGCAAAGACAACAGCACCAGTTATGGCACCAGCACCGATAGCGACACCTGTTACAGCACTGGTAACAACACCAGTTATGGCACCAGTAATGGCAACGACACCAGTTACGGCACCAGCACTGGTAATGGCACCAGTTATGGCACCAGTAATGGCGCCATCACTGGTAACACCACCAGTTACAGCACCAGTAATGGCACCAGTTACAGCACTGGTAACAGCACCAGTTATGGCACCAATACCagttacagcagcagcactggtaaTGGCACCGGATACAGCACCAGCAGTGGTGACAACACCAGTTATGGCACCACCACTGGTAGCGACACCAGTTATGGCACCAGCACCATTAATGACACCACTTATGGTACCAGCACCGGTAGTGACACCAGTTACAGCACTGGCTATGGCACCAGCACTGGTAATGGCATGAATACCAGTTATAGCACCAGCACCGGTAACGACACCAGTTACGGCACCAGCACTGGTAACAACACCGGTAACGGCACCAGTACCGATAACAGCACCAGTAATGGCACCAGTTATGGCAACAGCACCGGTAATGACACCAGTAATGGCACCAGTTACGGCACCAGCACCGGTAGCGACACCAGTAACGGCACCAGTTATGGCACCAGCACCGGTAACGACACCAGTTACGGCACCAGCACCAGTAACGGCACCAGCACGGGCACTGGCAGGGGCACAGGTACCggcagcgggcggcggcgcAAGCAGGCAGCCCCCCGGCGCGGCGCTGAGCCCCGGGACCCCTCGTTCCGTGGGGTGACCCTGTGCCTGGGCCTGGGCCCCCCCAGCGGCAGCGCCGACGGCCGCCCCCTCCTCATCACCGCCCGCAGCAGCGGCAGGTACCGGGGCACCCGGGGACCCCCGGCCGGCACCCAGGACCCCCGGCCGGCCGTCTGTCCGGCTGCACCCCTGGGCACCCAGGACCCTCCCCAGTCTGTCTGTCcacagccctgggacccccaggaccccccccctcccccgtccGTCTGTCTgcacccctgggacccccaggaccccccccccctccagtcCGTCTGTCCACACCCCTGGGACCACcagcccccccatccctccGGACCCCTGAGCACCCGGGACCCCCCGTCCGTCTGTCCAGCTGCACCCCACGCCCCCCCTCCAGTCCGTCTGTACGCAcccaagccccccccccccatccagCTACCAgggtgggggtcccggggcTCCCCCTGACCCCCCCTTACCCCACAGGGACCCCAGCCGGaggagcagccccccagccagaccccccggggtgggcagcagctcGGAGGATGAGACCCCCCATAGCCAGGGTAAGGCTTTGGGGGGCAAGTGGGTCTGGGGgcgccccccccacccccccgttgggtttgggggtgcaGCCCCGTGTCCCCCACAGGGAGCAAGCGCTGCGCCTCCTGCAAGACGCGCCGGACCCCCCTCTGGCGCATGGCAGAGAATGGGACCCCCCTCTGCAACGCCTGCGGCATCAGGTAAGGGATGGAGACaccctcccccccgccccggtgaCACCCCCAGACCAGAAATGGGGACACCCCCCTGACACCGGCTTCGTTCTCCCCCCCCCAGGTACAAGAAGTACCGGGTGCGGTGCCGGCGGTGCTGGAACATCCCCGGGAAGAGCgagaccccccacccccgatgTCCCCACTGCGGGGAGCGGTGTCACCCCCCCAGTGGCAGGAGGTGACGGCGAGAACCCCggtgccgggggggctgggggggtgtcAGGGTCCTGGGGGTGTTCCTTGGGGACAATTAAATGtcctggtgctggtggcagaTTGGAGTGTCCCAGTGTCacctgctggggggagggggggggttgggggggtgggcgCTTTGCGGGAGCTGGGGTTTGGCTGGGTGGTGGTGGCTTGGTGGccctggcagggagctgtggggacAAGAAGGGGGGTCCTGGGTGCGGGGTGGGGACATGGGAGGGGGTTTGGGGACAGCCAGATGGTGGCAAGGCTGGAGGTCCCATCCCCAAGCTGTGGCCTGGGGACATGGGAGGGGGCTTGGGGACATGGGAGGGGGCTTGGGGACAGCGTGGCAAGGTTAGGCTGGGGGTTGGGGACGTGGGAGGGGGCTTGAGGACAGCCAGATGGTGGCAAGGCTGGGGGTCCCATCCCCAAGCTGTGGCCTGGGGACATGGGAGGGGGCTTGGGGACATGGGAGGGGGCTTGGGGACAGCGTGGCAAGGTTAGGCTGGGGGTTGGGGAcgtgggagggggctgggggccagccAGGTGGTGGCcgggctgggggtccccatccccaggaTTTTCCAGCGGGATTCGGTGCAGAGCCCGCCCCACgggtggcaggggacaggcttggggacccccacccaccccaagcCTGGCCCTTAGGGTGGGGGCCCTGGATGCCGGGGTCCCCTCGTCGGAGCCGGCAGCGAGGTGGGGGtctcccacccccctccccagccggACTCATCACCTCCCCCCTCCAATTAAACCAGAATATTTATTGGGTGTTGCTTTTCCCTTGGGACAAAGCCGCGCTGGCAGCTGCGGCCCCCCCGAGCACCCCCCCCTGAGTTACGGCTGTGCCGCGCGGCACCgaaattgctaaaaaaaaaaaccccaaccccccccccccccccaaaaccagggcaggggg
This is a stretch of genomic DNA from Falco rusticolus isolate bFalRus1 unplaced genomic scaffold, bFalRus1.pri scaffold_229_arrow_ctg1, whole genome shotgun sequence. It encodes these proteins:
- the FDX2 gene encoding ferredoxin-2, mitochondrial — encoded protein: MAASRAAAGGGFVRRRLLRGAARGARSCGTAAEEPDGAVVNVVFVDREGRHVPVRGRVGDNVLRLAQRHGLELEGACEASLACSTCHVYVSAPHLERLPAPDEREDDLLDQAPLLQENSRLSCQILLGPELEGAHFVLPKVTRNFYVDGHVPKPH